The genomic interval ATGGAGCGAACACCGGAGGCGATCTGGCATGCCTGTCTGGAAATCATCCGGGACAACGTCAGCCGGCAGAGCTTCAAGACCTGGTTTGAGCCGATCAAGCCGGTCAGCCTGACCGAAGAAGACGACCAGATCAAGCTGACGGTCGAGCTGCCGAGCCGCTTCTATTACGAGTGGCTGGAAGAGCACTACTACAGCCTGTTGCGGAAGACCATCACCAAGGTGCTGGGTCCCAGAGGGCGTCTGTTCTACAAGATCGTGATCGAGAAAGAGGACCCGCAGAGCGGTTTCGAGGGCATCTCGGTCAACATGCCGGCCCATCCTCCGGAGACGACGACACCCCCGCCGCCGCCCCGCACACGTCCGGTTTCGCCGACCGTACCGCCCGGTACGCCGGAATCGCCGGTAGAAGTCGCCGAGCAGGAGCCGCCCGTTCCCGCCAACCCCTTTGCGATTCCCGGCATCATCCGCAAGATTCAGGTCGACAGCCAGTTAGATCCGAAGTACACCTTCGAACGCTTCATCGAAGGGGACTGCAACCGGCTGGCCCGCAGCGCCGCGCTGGCCATTGCGCAACAGCCGGGCGCGACCAGCTTCAACCCCTTCCTGGTTTACGGTGGCGTGGGGCTGGGCAAGACGCACCTGATCCAGGCGATCGGCAACTATGCCCGCCAGCACGGCACGGCCGAAACGATCCGCTACGTCTCCAGCGAACAGTTCACGAACGAGTTCGTGCAGGCCATCCAGCACAACCGGATCAACGAGTTTTCGCTGTTCTACCGGCACATCGATCTGCTGATCGTCGACGACATTCAGTTTTTCGGCGGCAAGGAGAAGACCCAGGAGGAGTTTTTCCACATTTTCAATGCGCTGCACCAGACGGGCAAGCAGATCGTCCTTTCAGCCGACCGGCCGCCCAAAGACATCCCCGGCATCGAAGAGCGGTTGCTGTCGCGCTTCCAGTGGGGACTGATGGCCGACGTGCAGCCGCCGGATCTGGAAACGCGCATTGCCATTCTGCGCCGCAAGGCCGAGGACGAAGGCATCGAACTGGGCGACGACGTGATCGAGTTCATCGCGCATCACGTCAAGAGCAACTTCCGGGAGCTGGAAGGGGCGCTGCTCCGGCTGGTGGCACACGCGGCCTATCAGCGCCGGGACATCGACCTGGCACTGGCCCGCGAAGCCCTGCGCGACCTGATCAAAGAAAGCCGCGTTACACTGACCATCGACCAGATTCAGCAACTCGTCTGCGAATACTTCGACATTGCGCCCGACCTGATCCGCTCCAAGACGCGCAAGCGCGAGATCGTCCAGGCCCGCCAGGTGGCCATGTACTTCTGCAAGCAGTTCACGCAGCACTCGCTGAAGTCAATCGGACTCCACTTCGGTGGCCGCGATCACTCGACGGTGATTCACGCCTGCCAGAGCGTGGAAAACCTCATGGAAACCGATCCGAAGTTCCGGGAAATAATCGAAGAGCTGCGGCACAAAATCTCGCTTTACAGCCGCTGACATCCCGCGATTTTTCCCTATATTCCAGCATCCCCTGGCCAGCTTTTTAAGAAAGCCATGCGTTTTACCGTATCCAGCAACGACCTGCTGAAGGCCCTGACGGCGGTGGCCGGTGTGGTGCCCTCGAAGGCTACCATGCCCATTCTGGAGTGCATCCTGTTCGAGGCGGAAGACGGCGCGCTCCGGCTGAGCGCGACGGATCTGGAGATCTCGATCGTTGAGCGGCTCCCGATTCAACTGGAGCTTCAGAACGGCAAGGAAGGAGCGCGCCGCGTGGCCGTCCCGGCCCGTCGGCTGCTGGAGACGCTCCGGGCACTTCCGGATCTGCCGGTGCAGTTCAGCGCCGACGAGTCGTTCAACGTGACGCTGACCACCGATCAGGGGCATTACAAAATGGTGGGCTTCGACGGCGCCGACTATCCGGCCCTGCCCGAACTGGACGAAGCCCATAGCCTGAGCGTCGATGCCGCCCTGCTGCGCCGGGCCATCCAGAAGACGGCTTTCGCCGTCAGCAAAGACACGCTGCGCCCGGCCATGATGGGCATCTTCTTCCAGGTGCAGCCCGAAGAGGGGCGGGTGGTGGCCACCGACGGCCACCGGCTGGTACGTCTCCGCCTGCGCGAGCTGGTCAGCGAGACGCCCCTGGAATTTATCGTCCCGGAAAAGGCCACGTCGCTGGTGGCCAAGCTGGCCGCCCAGCTCGACGGCACCTGCACGATCCGCGTGGACGAACGCCACGTGGCCTTCGAGATGGGACCGGTGCGCATCATCAG from Rhodothermus marinus carries:
- the dnaA gene encoding chromosomal replication initiator protein DnaA, whose translation is MERTPEAIWHACLEIIRDNVSRQSFKTWFEPIKPVSLTEEDDQIKLTVELPSRFYYEWLEEHYYSLLRKTITKVLGPRGRLFYKIVIEKEDPQSGFEGISVNMPAHPPETTTPPPPPRTRPVSPTVPPGTPESPVEVAEQEPPVPANPFAIPGIIRKIQVDSQLDPKYTFERFIEGDCNRLARSAALAIAQQPGATSFNPFLVYGGVGLGKTHLIQAIGNYARQHGTAETIRYVSSEQFTNEFVQAIQHNRINEFSLFYRHIDLLIVDDIQFFGGKEKTQEEFFHIFNALHQTGKQIVLSADRPPKDIPGIEERLLSRFQWGLMADVQPPDLETRIAILRRKAEDEGIELGDDVIEFIAHHVKSNFRELEGALLRLVAHAAYQRRDIDLALAREALRDLIKESRVTLTIDQIQQLVCEYFDIAPDLIRSKTRKREIVQARQVAMYFCKQFTQHSLKSIGLHFGGRDHSTVIHACQSVENLMETDPKFREIIEELRHKISLYSR
- the dnaN gene encoding DNA polymerase III subunit beta produces the protein MRFTVSSNDLLKALTAVAGVVPSKATMPILECILFEAEDGALRLSATDLEISIVERLPIQLELQNGKEGARRVAVPARRLLETLRALPDLPVQFSADESFNVTLTTDQGHYKMVGFDGADYPALPELDEAHSLSVDAALLRRAIQKTAFAVSKDTLRPAMMGIFFQVQPEEGRVVATDGHRLVRLRLRELVSETPLEFIVPEKATSLVAKLAAQLDGTCTIRVDERHVAFEMGPVRIISRLIDEVYPNYEAVIPVENDRRLVVDRDAFLSAVKRVGLYASSTTNQVRLTLEPDHVEIAAEDIERASEAYERVPCAYDGEPMVIGFNAGYLTEVLGNVDSDEVVLEFSSPNRAGVVMPHEQAEGEDLLMLIMPVMLNTYA